From the Raphanus sativus cultivar WK10039 unplaced genomic scaffold, ASM80110v3 Scaffold2560, whole genome shotgun sequence genome, one window contains:
- the LOC108863343 gene encoding uncharacterized protein LOC108863343, with protein MKPARFAIRSLNDVASRKPWLPLAPRSFSANANEDRSSLDDWMFGGNSGGNDGKSGEFYQHLSKAQKDKRELGRSYGKDGSRGSNRDETFDPSSDGVDGKLKEAALIYNIDDEEGGVKKDGYSFRPDVNSWGANHFPKDLGYRKQMQRPRQNNKAEITTEEVLKKADFRNVRFLAQFITEAGILVKRKQTGISAKAQRKIAREIKTARAFGLMPFTTMGTKAFTFGKTMENRDQDFEYEVVDDDDEYDNAAE; from the exons ATGAAACCTGCCCGTTTCGCGATTCGTTCCCTCAACGACGTCGCTTCCCGTAAACCATGGCTTCCTCTCGCGCCCAGAAGCTTCTCCGCTAATGCCAACGAAG ATCGATCTTCGCTGGACGATTGGATGTTCGGCGGAAACAGTGGTGGCAACGATGGAAAAAGCGGTGAGTTCTACCAGCATCTTAGCAAGGCGCAGAAAGACAAGCGCGAGCTGGGTAGATCGTACGGAAAAGACGGTTCGAGAGGTAGTAACAGAGACGAGACCTTCGATCCTTCGTCGGATGGTGTTGATGGTAAACTGAAGGAAGCTGCGTTGATTTACAACATCGACGACGAAGAAGGAGGCGTGAAGAAGGATGGTTACTCGTTTAGGCCTGATGTCAACAGCTGGGGAGCTAATCACTTCCCTAAG GATTTAGGTTATAGAAAGCAGATGCAAAGACCTAGACAGAACAACAAGGCGGAGATAACCACCGAGGAAGTTCTGAAGAAAGCTGATTTCAGG AATGTTCGATTCCTTGCACAGTTCATCACCGAAGCTGGGATCCTTGTTAAGAGGAAGCAG ACTGGCATCAGTGCAAAGGCACAAAGAAAGATTGCTAGAGAGATCAAGACGGCCCGTGCATTTGGGCTGATGCCCTTCACAACAATGGGTACCAAGGCATTCACATTTGGGAAAACCATGGAGAACAGAGACCAAGATTTCGAGTATGAAGTGGTtgacgatgatgatgagtaTGACAATGCAGCTGAGTGA
- the LOC130505759 gene encoding uncharacterized protein LOC130505759 — MGLRIRLRLPHKSSPRTPSHLLLCVLALCFFSFTALLLYKVDDFVAQTKTLAGHNLEPTPWHIFPRKSFSEATTYRILQCSYFSCPHNSVPDPNTTLPSDSGSGRHRAQQQQQCPDVFRWIHRDLEPWAKTGVTKDHVEKAKQNAAFRVVILSGKLYVDLYYACVQSRMMFTVWGILQLLSKYPGMVPDVDMMFDCMDKPIINQTEHQSFPPPLFRYCTNEAHLDIPFPDWSFWGWSETNLRPWEEEFRDIKKGSKRRSWDSKQPRAYWKGNPDVVSPIRMELMKCNHSRLWGAQIMRQNWAEEAKGGFEQSKLSNQCNHRYKIYAEGYAWSVSLKYIMSCGSMTLIISPEYEDFFSRGLLPKENYWPVSPTDLCRSIKFAVDWGNANPSDAETIGKRGQGYMESISMNRVYDYMFHLITEYSKLQKFKPVKPPSAKEVCEGSLLCFAEQKERDLLEKSRAVPSLDRPCKLPDADRDRLERWIQRKKQTIEDVRNMEMTRTDRGSR; from the exons atGGGTCTTCGCATACGTCTTCGTCTCCCTCACAAAAGCTCTCCAAGAACACCTTCACATCTCCTTCTATGCGTTCTTGctctctgcttcttctccttcaccgCTCTTCTTCTCTACAAG GTTGACGACTTTGTAGCTCAGACAAAGACTCTCGCCGGACACAACTTGGAGCCGACACCGTGGCACATCTTCCCACGCAAATCTTTCAGCGAAGCCACCACTTACCGAATCCTCCAATGCTCCTACTTCTCATGCCCTCACAACTCCGTCCCCGATCCAAATACCACCCTCCCGTCGGATTCCGGGTCGGGTCGTCATCGAGCCCAGCAACAACAGCAATGCCCTGACGTTTTCAG GTGGATTCACCGAGACTTGGAGCCATGGGCAAAGACAGGGGTGACTAAAGACCACGTGGAGAAAGCCAAGCAAAACGCTGCGTTTAGAGTGGTGATACTGTCCGGGAAGCTGTACGTGGATCTCTACTACGCTTGCGTGCAGAGCAGGATGATGTTCACCGTTTGGGGGATTCTGCAGCTGCTCAGCAAGTATCCAGGGATGGTTCCTGACGTCGACATGATGTTTGATTGCATGGACAAACCCATCATCAACCAGACAGAACACCAGTCGTTCCCACCCCCTCTTTTTCGATACTGTACTAATGAAGCTCATCTGGACATTCCTTTTCCTGATTGGTCTTTCTGGGGATG gtCGGAGACAAATCTAAGGCCGTGGGAAGAAGAGTTTAGGGATATAAAGAAAGGGTCTAAGAGAAGGAGCTGGGATAGCAAACAACCTAGAGCTTACTGGAAAGGGAACCCTGATGTTGTGTCGCCTATAAGAATGGAGTTGATGAAATGcaaccattcaaggttgtgggGAGCACAGATTATGCGCCAG AACTGGGCAGAAGAGGCAAAAGGTGGGTTTGAACAGTCTAAACTCTCCAACCAATGCAATCACCG GTACAAAATATATGCAGAGGGTTACGCGTGGTCAGTATCTCTAAAGTATATCATGTCATGTGGTTCCATGACACTCATAATCTCACCAGAGTATGAAGATTTCTTCAGCAGAGGCCTTCTTCCCAAGGAAAACTACTGGCCTGTCTCTCCCACTGATCTATGTCGGTCCATCAAATTCGCTGTGGACTGGGGCAATGCCAACCCCTCTGAT GCTGAAACAATAGGAAAAAGAGGACAGGGTTACATGGAAAGCATTAGCATGAACCGGGTGTATGACTACATGTTTCATCTCATCACAGAGTACTCAAAGCTTCAGAAGTTCAAACCGGTGAAGCCTCCTTCAGCTAAAGAGGTCTGTGAAGGATCATTGCTTTGCTTTGCAGAGCAAAAAGAGCGGGATCTACTTGAAAAATCAAGAGCTGTACCTTCTCTGGACCGACCATGTAAACTTCCAGATGCAGATAGGGATAGGCTTGAGAGGTGGATCCAACGGAAGAAGCAAACAATCGAAGATGTTAGAAACATGGAGATGACAAGAACAGACAGGGGCTCTAGATAA